Proteins from a single region of Erythrobacter sp.:
- the pal gene encoding peptidoglycan-associated lipoprotein Pal, producing the protein MNTKLATALLLASATGLAACAKKPPEQLPPPPSQTVTQPQTRPQVQPTGPSVGTQAHFAAAVGGSTTVYFDTDKYNIDSQDAAALQAQAQYFARYPQVTFTIEGHADERGTREYNIALGEKRATAAKNFLVSLGVDPGRIAVVSYGKERPVALGSDETSWARNRRAASVIIN; encoded by the coding sequence ATGAACACCAAGCTTGCCACCGCTCTGCTGCTGGCCTCGGCCACCGGCCTTGCCGCCTGCGCCAAGAAGCCGCCCGAGCAGCTGCCCCCGCCGCCCTCGCAGACGGTGACCCAGCCGCAGACCCGCCCGCAGGTCCAGCCGACCGGGCCGAGCGTCGGCACGCAGGCGCACTTCGCCGCGGCGGTCGGCGGATCGACCACGGTCTATTTCGATACCGACAAGTACAACATCGATTCGCAGGATGCCGCCGCCTTGCAGGCGCAGGCGCAGTACTTCGCACGCTATCCGCAGGTCACCTTCACCATCGAAGGCCATGCCGATGAACGGGGAACGCGCGAATACAACATCGCGCTGGGCGAAAAGCGCGCGACTGCGGCGAAGAACTTCCTCGTCAGCCTCGGCGTCGATCCGGGCCGCATCGCGGTGGTGAGCTACGGCAAGGAGCGCCCCGTGGCGCTCGGTTCGGACGAAACCTCGTGGGCGCGTAACCGCCGCGCCGCGAGCGTGATCATCAACTGA